The Iamia sp. SCSIO 61187 genomic sequence CTGCACGGCGTCGATCATGGCAGGCCGGCGCTCCGGTACCGTCGCCGGCCATGCCCTCGACCCCGCACCGCGCCTTCCCCGCCGGCTTCACGTGGGGCACGGCCACCGCCGCCCACCAGATCGAGGGCGGTTGCTGGAACAACGACTGGTGGCGATGGGAGCACACCGCCGGGTCGGGGTGCCGGGAGCCGAGCGGCGACGCCTGCGACTCGTGGCACCGCTGGGAGGACGACGCCGACGTGGTCGCCGACCTGGGCCTCGGGTCGTACCGCTTCTCGCTCGAGTGGAGCCGCATCCAGCCCGAGGCCGACGTCTGGTCGACGGCGACGCTGGACCGCTACGCCCGCCAGTGCGACGGCCTCGTGGCCCGGGGCCTCGACCCCGTCGTCACCTTCCACCACTTCACCACGCCGCGGTGGGTGGCCGACGCCGGCGGCTGGGAGAGCGACGAGACCGTCGACCGCTTCGCCGACTTCTGCGCCCGGGCCGCCGCCCACCTCGGTGCCGACCGGATCGCCCGGGCCTGCACCATCAACGAACCCAACATCGTCGGGGTGATGGGCTACCTGCTGAAGGCCTTCCCTCCGGGCGTCGCCGACCGCGGCCGCGCCGACGACGTCCTCGACCGCTTCGTCGTCGCCCACCGGCGCGCGACCGAGGCCCTGCGGTCGGAGCTGGGCGCCACCCCGATCGGGCTGACGCTGGCCATGGCCGAGTGGACGGCGGTCGGCACCACCGACGACGAGCTCGAGCAGGCGCAGGGCCGGATGGAGCGCAACCGGGCCCGCATGGAGGACCGCTTCCTGGAGGCGGTGGGCGGAGACGACTTCCTCGGCGTCCAGGCCTACTCGCGCTACCGCTACGGGCCCGACGGCATGGTCGGCGGCGAGGACGGCGTCGAGACCCTCGTGATGGGCTACGAGTACTGGCCCCAGGCGCTGGAGGCCACCCTCCGCCGGGCCTGGGCGGTCACCGGGGGTCGGGTCCCGCTCCTCGTCACCGAGAACGGGATCGCCACCGAGGACGACGAGCAGCGCATCCGGTACGTCCACGCCGCCCTCGAGGGTGTGCAGCGCTGCCTGGCCGACGGCATCGACGTCGGCGGCTACACGTACTGGAGCCTGCTCGACAACTTCGAGTGGGCCTTCGGCTACGAGCCCCGCTTCGGCCTGGTCGAGGTCGACCGGACGACGTTCGCCCGCACCCCCAAGCCCAGCGCCCGGTGGTTCGGGGCGGTGGCCCGGGCCAACGCGCTGCCCCCGACGTGAGGTCGCGGGCTTCGGGACGACCGGGACACGCCGCTAACCTGCTCGGCTTGTGATCCTGACCCCTCGAGGCCTCCTGGAGCACAGCCGCACGGAGTCCGGGCGGCGGATGATCCGCTACGCGTCGACGTCGCTGATCATGGTCGCGCTCACGCAGATCTCGATCGTCGCGTTCGTGCAAGGTGTCGGCTGGGACGCTGTCCCGTCGAACCTGGCGTCGACGATGCTCGTGTCGATCCCCGCCTTCCTCACCAACAAGTACTGGGTGTGGGGCAAGTCGGGTCGGGCCCGCATCCGGCGCGAGGTCATCCCGTTCTGGGTGTTCACCGTGGCGGGCTGGGGCCTGTCGACCTTCGCCGTGGCCCTCGCCGCCGACAACACCAAGGAGGACACCCTCTTCCACCTGGTGGCCGTCCTGGTGGCGAGCATCGCCGGCTTCGGCGTGCTGTGGGTGCTGAAGTACCTCTTCCTCGACAAGCTCATGTTCGGTCCCGACCACCACACGCCCTACGACGAGGACTACGAGGTCGAGGAAGCCGTCGTCGATGCTCGCGCCGCCGGCGCCACCGAGATCTAGCGACGGCTCAGCACGCGAACCCGTCCCGGCGGACGCGCTCGCGGTCCGCGGCATCGGGGAAGTGCCGGTCGACGGCCGCGTCGAGCAGGGCGAGCTGCTCCGCCAGGGGTGCCCAGCGCTCGTCGTCGACGACGGTGCGGAGGTCGGCGATCATCATCCGCATCTTCCGCTGGACCTGCGGGTCGCCGCCGCCGTAGAGCCGGATCTCGTCGCAGGCCAGGGCGACCAGGGCCTCCCACCCCGCCACCGGCAGCACCAGGCGCAGGGCGCCGGTCGCGTCGCGGTGGTAGCCGGAGGGGGCGGGCGCCACGGCGACCCGCCGCAGCAGGTCGTGGATCCGGTCGAGGACCTGGACGGCGGTGGTGGGGTCGTTCACCGCCGGCGAGAGGGCCTTCTCGGCGATGTCCACCAGCTGGCGGAAGCCGAAGGCGACGTCCTGGGTCATGGTCCGCTCGCGGTGCAGCCCGATGTGGACCAGGACGTCCCGTTCGGTGAGGGGCGGGGCCTGGCCGTCGTCGCCCCAGACCTCGGCCAGCGGCGACCCCGAGGGGACGAACTGGCCCATGTGGGGGACGAGCCGGATGAGGCTGCGGTGCCGGGCGGCGAGGGCGACGAGGTCGTCCTCGTCGACGGTGGTGATGGCCCCAGGGGCCCGTTCGCTGGTCAGCACCAGGTCGGCCGGCCGGTCGGGGACCTCGGCCGGCACGGGCGGCTCGCTCGGCACGTGGACCTCCCGGATGGCGGCGCGGGTCTCGGCCGCGACCTGGTCGATGATCGACACGATCCGGATGGCGTGCACGACGTGGTCGACGTAGTACACGAAGGTCCCCAAGGCCACCAGGACCAGGAGGAACGCCACCGTGATCGACAGGCGGGGCACGGTGGCGTCGGCCCCGTCGGGGTCGAGGAGGCGCAGCACCACCAGGGCGTAGACGAAGACGCTGACGAAGATGCCCAGGGCCACCTTGGTCCCGGTGTCGCGGAAGAAGGTGCGCAGGACGCGGGGCGAGAACTGCTGGCTGGCGAGCTGGAGGGCGACCACCGTGACCGAGATGACGAGGCTGGTGAAGGTCACGATGGAGGTGGCGATGGTGGCCAGCAGCGTCTGGGCCGCTGACGGGTCCCCGTCGTAGAGCAGGTCGAGGTCCGCGTCGACCAGGGCGTCATCGACCGCGCCGAGGGCGAGGGCGAGCACGATCGCGGCCAGGACGAAGGCGGTGGGGATGACGAGCAGCCCGTTGCGGATCGCCTCCCGCCGCTGGGCGACGCGCACGTCGTGGTCGGGGGGGACAGATGGGCGCTCGGGGACCTCCACGGCGTCGCAGGCTAGGGAACCGGTCCCGTAGGGTCGTCCCCCGTGCCCGACGCCCACCCCACGCTCCCGGCCGACCTGCGCGCCGCGGCCCTCGCGGCGCGGGGGTTCATGCCCCCCGACGAGGGCGACGCGCTGCACGAGGCGGCCGTCCGGGCCGGCGCCGAGGTGCCCGGGGCCCCGTTCCTCGAGGTCGGGTCGTACTGCGGGCGCTCGACGATCTGGCTGGGTGCCGCCGCCCGGGCCTGCGGGACGACGCTGCTGGCCGTCGACCACCACCGCGGGTCGGAGGAGAACCAGGCCGGCTGGGACCACCACGAGCCGGACCTGGTCGACCCCCGCACGGGCCGGATGGACACCCTGCCGGTGTTCCGGCGGACCGTCTTCGACGCCGGGCTGGAGGATGTGGTGGTCGCCCTGGTGGGGCTGTCGCCGACGGTGGCGTCGGTGTGGTCGACGCCGCTGGCGTTCCTCTTCATCGACGGCGGCCACGGCGTGGAGCCGGCCCGGGCCGACTACGTCGGCTGGACGCCGCACGTCGCCCTCGGCGGCACCCTCGCCATCCACGACGTCTTCCCCGACCCGGCCGACGGCGGCCGTCCGCCCTACGAGGAGATCTACCTCCCGGCCCTCGCCAGCGGCCGCTTCACCGAACGCTCCGCCACCGGCAGCCTGAGGATCCTCACCCGCACCGCCTGACCAACCTTGTCCGGAAGTCCCCCTCTGTGGCCGGGTTCCGGACAACGTTCGCAGGAGGCCGTCCAACCTTGTCCGGAAGTCCCCCTCTGTGGCCGGGTTCCGGACAACGTTCGCAGGGGCTAGGTCGTCGGGGTGTAGCCGGGGCGGCCGGCGGCGTCCCACTCCTCCCAGAAGGCGACGAACTCGTCGCCGAGGAAGGGGTCCTCGCCGCGGAGGGCGATGCCGCCCCGGCGGATCGTCCAGTCCCACGGGGCCAGCTCGACGGCCCGGCGGAGGTGGGCGACGGCGGCCTCGGCGTGGCCCTCGCCGTGGAGGTGGGCGGCGAGGCGGCGCTCGGCCAGGGCCAGCTGCTCGTCGGGCGTGCGGGGGGCGGGCGAATCGGCGACGCCCGCCGGCAGCTCGCCGTCGCGCACCCACCGCCGCAGGGCGTCGTGGTGCGTGGCCGGGTCGATCTGGGTGAAGTCCCGGAACTGGTCGTCGCCGGGGGCGATGGTGGGCGGCTTGACGATGCGCCCCTCCTCGTCGACCCACACGACGCTGGGCACGTTGGTGATGCCGTAGCGCTCGGCGGTGACGTGGGCGGTGTCGACGACGACCGGGTACCCGGGGGCGGCCGCCTCGATCCAGGGACGGGAGTCCTCGGGCGTGGCGTCGAGGGCGACCGAGAACACGGCCAGACCCTCGGCGCCGAGCTCGTCCTGGATGGCCTGCCAGGCGGCCAGCTCGTGGCGGCACCCGCACCACGAGGCCCACGTCACCAGGACCCGCTTGCGCCCGGCCAGGTCGCCGAAGCGCCGGGTCGCCCCGTCGACCGTCGGCAGGTCGAGCTCGGGGGCGACGTCGCCCACGCCGGCGGACCCCTGGTCCGCTCGGTGGGCGAGGGCGGCGGCGCCGTGCTCGGCGTCGACGGCGAGGGGCAGGCCGAGGGCCGCCGCCCACTCGGCCAGGTCGATCCGCCCGTCGTCGCGCCGGACGGGTCGGCCCAGCAGGGGGACGCAGGTGTCGTCGCGGCACAGGCCCTCGGGCTTGAGCGTCCAGCCCGTGGCCCCGGCCAGGGCCTCGGCGTCGACCGCCTCGACGTCGCCGGGCAGGTCGTGGCGGCCGCCGTCGGCGTCGAGGAGGATCATCGCCGCACCCTAGAACCGGTTCTACCCGTGTGCCGATCGGACCACGATGGCCCGGCGCCTCGTGGTCCTCAGATGGAGCGGCCGGCGGCGTCCCAGTACTCGTCCTTGAGCAGGCGCTTGTAGAGCTTGCCGGTGGGGTGGCGGGGCAGCTCGGGGCGGAAGTCGACCGAGCGGGGGCACTTCACGTCGGCCAGGTGCTCGCGGCAGTAGGCGATCAGCTCGCGCTCCAGCTCCGGCCCGGCGTCGTCGGCCGAGAGGGGCTGGACGACCGCCTTGACCTCCTCGCCGAAGTCCTCGTTGGGGACGCCGAAGACGGCCACGTCGGCCACCTTGGGGTGCATGGCCAGGACGTTCTCGGCCTCCTGGGGGTACACGTTCACGCCGCCGGTGATGATCATGTACGCCTTGCGGTCGGTCAGGTAGAGGAAGCCGTCCTCGTCCAGCCGGCCCACGTCGCCGAGGGTCGTCCAGCCCTTGGGATGGCGGGAGGCCGCCGTCTTCTCGGGGTCGTTGTGGTACTCGAACTGGGCCGCGCTCTCGGCCCAGATCGTGCCGGGCTCGCCGACGGGCAGCTCGTTGCCCTCGTCGTCGCAGATGTGGAGGGTGCCGAGGAGGTTCTGCCCCACGGTGCCCGGGTGGGCCAGCCACGCCTCGCTGTTGCAGTACACGAAGCAGTTGCCCTCGGTGCCGGCGTAGTACTCGTGCACCACCGGGCCGAACCAGTCGATGATCCGCCGCTTGACCTCCACCGGGCAGGGGGCGGCGGCGTGCACCATCATCTGCATCGAGCTGATGTCGTGCCGGCTGCGCTCCTCGTCGCTGAGCTTGAGCATGCGGATGAACATGGTGGGCACCCACTGGCTGTGGGTCACCTGGTACCGCTCGATGAGGGCCAGCGCCTCGAGGGCGTCGAAGTGCTCCATCACCACCGCGGTACCGCCGTCGCGGTGGACGGCCATCGTGAAGCGCAGCGGAGCGGCGTGGTACAGCGGCGCCGGGTTCAGGTACACCATGTCCTCGCCGTAGCCGAGCAGGCCCTCGGCCAGCATCTGGAGGGCGGGCTTGGTGCCGAGGGGGGCGCCGGGGAGCGGGAGCTGCACGCCCTTGGGCCGGCCCGTCGTGCCCGAGCTGTAGAGCATGTCCATGCCCTCGACCCGGTCGGCGGCGGGCTCGGGCGAGGCCGAGGCGAGGGCGTCCTCGTAGGAGGTGAAGCCGTCGACGACGCCGTCGATCATCAGCCGGGCCTCGACGTTCGGCGTGTCGGCGATCGTGTCCCGGGCCAGGTCGGACAGCGCCGCCGAGGAGATGAACACCCGGGCCCCGCAGTCGTCGATGATGTAGCTCAGCTCGCCCGGCGTCAGACGGGACGAGGCGGCCGTGTAGTAGAGCCCGGCGTAGTGGCAGCCCCACGCCACCTCGAGGAACCGGATCTGGTTCTCGATGCAGAAGGCGACGTGGTCGCCGGGGACCAGGCCCAGCGACCCGAGCAGGTTGGCCAGCCGGGTGGCCCGCTCGTCGAGCTCGGCGTAGGTCAGCACCTCACCGCTGCCCGCCATGATCACGGCCGGCTTGTCAGGGGACGACTCGACGAAGGCACCAGGGAACGACATGGCCGGTGAACCTAGGCGGAACCTCGGCCCTCTTCACGAACCCAGGGGGCGTGGACCCAGCGGAGCTTGTCGGGGTTGAGGACCCAGCGGACGGCGACGACGCAGCCGTCGGCGACCTCGACCGTCCCGGCCAGGACGACCTCGTCGTCGACGAGGGCGAGGATCCCGGGCTCGCCGTTGAGGTCGACGATCTCCACCCGGCGCCCGGGGCCCAGGGCGCGGGGACCGATGGACCGGAGGAAGCGGACGATGCGGTCCCGGCCCTGGATCGGTCGGCGGGCCGCCTTGGTGGCCCGCCCGCCGTCGGACACCATCACGGCGTCGGCGGCCAGCACGGCGACGAGCCCGTCCACGTCGCCCTGGCGGGCGGCGGCCAGGAACCGCTCCAGCACCCGGCGGTGCTCGTCGCGGGCGACGGTCCGGCGGGGGCGGCCGGCCTCGACGCGCGCCCGCGCCCGGGCCACGATCTGGCGGCACGCCGGCTCGGAGCGATCGAGCACGGCCGCCACCTCGTCGTAGCCGTAGCCGAACACCTCCCGCAGGAGGAACGCCGCCCGCTCGACCGGGCCCAGCGCCTCCAGCACCGAGAGCATGGCGAACGACAGCGAGTCGGCGACCTCGGCCGCCTCGGCCCCGTCCTCCAGGGCCTCGCTGACCGGCTCGGGCAGCCACGGGCCGAGGTACTCCTCGCGCTGGACCCGGGCCAGGCGCAGGTGGTCGATCGAGAGCCGGGTGGCGACGGTGGTCACGAACGCCTCCGGGGAGCGCAGCTCCTCCTGCTCGGCCGCCATCGCCACCCGGACCAGGGCCTCCTGGGCCAGGTCCTCGGCCTCGGTCCGGCTCCCCACCATGCGGTACGCCACCGTGGTGGCGACGTGGCGCAGGCCGTCGAGGTCGAGATCCTGGCTCACGCCGCAGCCGTCGCCGACTCGAGCGGCGGCGTGGGGGCGTGGGCGGTGACGGCGAGCCGGTTCCAGACGTTGATGGTGGCGATGGCGACCACCAGGTCGGCGGCGCCGGCGAGCCCGTGGTGGGTGACGGCCTCGTCCCACACCGCGTCGGTGACGCCGTGCTCGCCCAGGCGCGTCACCTCGTCGGTCAGGGCGAAGGCGGCCCGCTCGGCCGGGCTGAAGAAGGCCGACTCCCGCCAGGCGGCGACGGCCATGATCCGGCGGGTGTCCTCGCCCCGCGTCCCGAGGTCGGTGCTGTGCATGTCGACGCAGAACGAGCAGCCGTTGATGATCGAGGCGCGCAGCTTCACCATGTCGTAGAGGATGTCGTCGCCCACCGCCTTCCGGGCCGTCTGCTCCAGGGCATAGATCGCCTTGAAGGCGTCGGGGGTGTCGGTCTGCAGGTCGAACCGTGGGTCCATGGGGAGCCTCCTCGCTCAGGGGAGCCCGGCTGGCTCCCTCTCACCATCGACGACGGATGAGCGCCTCGGTCTGTGACAGCCCATCGGAGCACACGGGCTGCGGCCCCGCCCCCGACGCGTCAGAGGACGTTCTGCTCCAACCAGGCGGCGACGCCGTCGTCGGCGTTG encodes the following:
- a CDS encoding glycoside hydrolase family 1 protein, which codes for MPSTPHRAFPAGFTWGTATAAHQIEGGCWNNDWWRWEHTAGSGCREPSGDACDSWHRWEDDADVVADLGLGSYRFSLEWSRIQPEADVWSTATLDRYARQCDGLVARGLDPVVTFHHFTTPRWVADAGGWESDETVDRFADFCARAAAHLGADRIARACTINEPNIVGVMGYLLKAFPPGVADRGRADDVLDRFVVAHRRATEALRSELGATPIGLTLAMAEWTAVGTTDDELEQAQGRMERNRARMEDRFLEAVGGDDFLGVQAYSRYRYGPDGMVGGEDGVETLVMGYEYWPQALEATLRRAWAVTGGRVPLLVTENGIATEDDEQRIRYVHAALEGVQRCLADGIDVGGYTYWSLLDNFEWAFGYEPRFGLVEVDRTTFARTPKPSARWFGAVARANALPPT
- a CDS encoding GtrA family protein; the protein is MILTPRGLLEHSRTESGRRMIRYASTSLIMVALTQISIVAFVQGVGWDAVPSNLASTMLVSIPAFLTNKYWVWGKSGRARIRREVIPFWVFTVAGWGLSTFAVALAADNTKEDTLFHLVAVLVASIAGFGVLWVLKYLFLDKLMFGPDHHTPYDEDYEVEEAVVDARAAGATEI
- a CDS encoding DUF2254 domain-containing protein, yielding MEVPERPSVPPDHDVRVAQRREAIRNGLLVIPTAFVLAAIVLALALGAVDDALVDADLDLLYDGDPSAAQTLLATIATSIVTFTSLVISVTVVALQLASQQFSPRVLRTFFRDTGTKVALGIFVSVFVYALVVLRLLDPDGADATVPRLSITVAFLLVLVALGTFVYYVDHVVHAIRIVSIIDQVAAETRAAIREVHVPSEPPVPAEVPDRPADLVLTSERAPGAITTVDEDDLVALAARHRSLIRLVPHMGQFVPSGSPLAEVWGDDGQAPPLTERDVLVHIGLHRERTMTQDVAFGFRQLVDIAEKALSPAVNDPTTAVQVLDRIHDLLRRVAVAPAPSGYHRDATGALRLVLPVAGWEALVALACDEIRLYGGGDPQVQRKMRMMIADLRTVVDDERWAPLAEQLALLDAAVDRHFPDAADRERVRRDGFAC
- a CDS encoding class I SAM-dependent methyltransferase, whose product is MPPDEGDALHEAAVRAGAEVPGAPFLEVGSYCGRSTIWLGAAARACGTTLLAVDHHRGSEENQAGWDHHEPDLVDPRTGRMDTLPVFRRTVFDAGLEDVVVALVGLSPTVASVWSTPLAFLFIDGGHGVEPARADYVGWTPHVALGGTLAIHDVFPDPADGGRPPYEEIYLPALASGRFTERSATGSLRILTRTA
- a CDS encoding TlpA disulfide reductase family protein, with the protein product MILLDADGGRHDLPGDVEAVDAEALAGATGWTLKPEGLCRDDTCVPLLGRPVRRDDGRIDLAEWAAALGLPLAVDAEHGAAALAHRADQGSAGVGDVAPELDLPTVDGATRRFGDLAGRKRVLVTWASWCGCRHELAAWQAIQDELGAEGLAVFSVALDATPEDSRPWIEAAAPGYPVVVDTAHVTAERYGITNVPSVVWVDEEGRIVKPPTIAPGDDQFRDFTQIDPATHHDALRRWVRDGELPAGVADSPAPRTPDEQLALAERRLAAHLHGEGHAEAAVAHLRRAVELAPWDWTIRRGGIALRGEDPFLGDEFVAFWEEWDAAGRPGYTPTT
- a CDS encoding AMP-binding protein codes for the protein MSFPGAFVESSPDKPAVIMAGSGEVLTYAELDERATRLANLLGSLGLVPGDHVAFCIENQIRFLEVAWGCHYAGLYYTAASSRLTPGELSYIIDDCGARVFISSAALSDLARDTIADTPNVEARLMIDGVVDGFTSYEDALASASPEPAADRVEGMDMLYSSGTTGRPKGVQLPLPGAPLGTKPALQMLAEGLLGYGEDMVYLNPAPLYHAAPLRFTMAVHRDGGTAVVMEHFDALEALALIERYQVTHSQWVPTMFIRMLKLSDEERSRHDISSMQMMVHAAAPCPVEVKRRIIDWFGPVVHEYYAGTEGNCFVYCNSEAWLAHPGTVGQNLLGTLHICDDEGNELPVGEPGTIWAESAAQFEYHNDPEKTAASRHPKGWTTLGDVGRLDEDGFLYLTDRKAYMIITGGVNVYPQEAENVLAMHPKVADVAVFGVPNEDFGEEVKAVVQPLSADDAGPELERELIAYCREHLADVKCPRSVDFRPELPRHPTGKLYKRLLKDEYWDAAGRSI
- the sigJ gene encoding RNA polymerase sigma factor SigJ, with the translated sequence MSQDLDLDGLRHVATTVAYRMVGSRTEAEDLAQEALVRVAMAAEQEELRSPEAFVTTVATRLSIDHLRLARVQREEYLGPWLPEPVSEALEDGAEAAEVADSLSFAMLSVLEALGPVERAAFLLREVFGYGYDEVAAVLDRSEPACRQIVARARARVEAGRPRRTVARDEHRRVLERFLAAARQGDVDGLVAVLAADAVMVSDGGRATKAARRPIQGRDRIVRFLRSIGPRALGPGRRVEIVDLNGEPGILALVDDEVVLAGTVEVADGCVVAVRWVLNPDKLRWVHAPWVREEGRGSA
- a CDS encoding carboxymuconolactone decarboxylase family protein; the encoded protein is MDPRFDLQTDTPDAFKAIYALEQTARKAVGDDILYDMVKLRASIINGCSFCVDMHSTDLGTRGEDTRRIMAVAAWRESAFFSPAERAAFALTDEVTRLGEHGVTDAVWDEAVTHHGLAGAADLVVAIATINVWNRLAVTAHAPTPPLESATAAA